A DNA window from Choloepus didactylus isolate mChoDid1 chromosome 9, mChoDid1.pri, whole genome shotgun sequence contains the following coding sequences:
- the LOC119544217 gene encoding 40S ribosomal protein S24-like, protein MVIDVLHPGKATVPKTEIREKLAKMYKTTPDVIFVFGFRTHFGGGKTTGFGMIYDSLDYAKKNEPKHRLARHGLYEKEKTSRKQQKE, encoded by the coding sequence ATGGTCATCGATGTTCTTCACCCTGGAAAGGCAACAGTACCTAAGACAGAAATTCGGGAAAAACTAGCCAAAATGTACAAGACTACACCAGATGTCATCTTTGTATTTGGATTCAGAACCCATTTTGGTGGTGGCAAGACAACTGGCTTTGGCATGATTTATGACTCCTTGgattatgcaaagaaaaatgaacccaaaCACAGACTTGCAAGACATGGTCTGTATGAGAAGGAAAAGACCTCcagaaaacagcaaaaggaatga